The Osmia bicornis bicornis chromosome 12, iOsmBic2.1, whole genome shotgun sequence genome includes a region encoding these proteins:
- the LOC114871692 gene encoding pescadillo homolog: protein MVVIGKKKYQSGEGAQFMSRKAALKKLQLSLNDFRRLCILKGIYPREPRNRKRAQKGEPGIKILYHKKDIQFLMHEPIIWKLRDFKIFNRKVGRARALKEFSEMKRYLSNHPNLKLDHIVKERYPTFIDALRDLDDCLTLCFLFSTFPSLNHIPRDQSLLCRRLAVEFLHAVINAKALRKVFVSIKGYYYQAEIKGQTITWIVPHHFCFEPQARMDVDFKLMSIFVEFYIIMLGFVNYRLYHTLNLYYPPKLSSAENIEKSLVDEDTYVSERIAALNVPLVNLDPSTQVAEDEEMEMDQFTNDGDATKLEEARLEAEKVKKLKTLFKGLKVFLNREVPREPLVFVLRCFGAEVSWDKLLFVGATFDESDETITHQIVDRPSMTKQYISRYYVQPQWVFDSVNARELLPVEKYLMGSVLPPHLSPFSDNRQDQTYIPPEERALMDPEFKLTDDKEESEEESENEEEEDEEKDVEEDSDEEVEMNEEDEKESKSEVQQKHQRDRLLKKKQMKVKTGELTKEDPWEKQRQERQEYRLRERMVKKKHKNLYRSMMKGREQRAKEVWLLRKKRRIHDASEKQKRKEERKQKKAKSAE, encoded by the exons ATGGTCGTAATAGGAAAGAAGAAG TATCAGTCTGGAGAGGGGGCCCAGTTTATGTCAAGGAAAGCTGCTTTGAAGAAATTGCAGCTTTCCTTGAATGATTTTCGTAGATTGTGTATATTAAAAGGTATATACCCTCGAGAACCACGTAATCGTAAAAGAGCACAGAAAGGAGAACCtggtattaaaatattgtatcaCAAGAAagatattcaatttttaatgcACGAACCAATAATATGGAAATTGAGAGATTTCAAG ATATTCAATAGAAAAGTTGGAAGAGCAAGAGctttaaaagaattttcagaAATGAAGAGATACCTGAGTAATCATCCTAATTTGAAACTAGATCATATTGTCAAAGAACGTTATCCAACATTTATTGATGCTCTCAGAGATCTAGATGATTGCTTGACCCTGTGTTTCTTGTTCAGTACTTTCCCATCTCTTAACCATATACCAAGAGATCAGTCATTATTATGTAGGAGACTGGCAGTTGAATTTTTACATGCTGTAATTAATGCCAAGGCTCTAAGAAAAGTGTTTGTGTCTATCAAAGGCTATTACTATCAAGCTGAAATTAAGGGTCAAACAATAACATGGATAGTACCCCATCATTTCTGTTTTGAACCCCAAGCAAGAATGGATGTAGACTTCAAACTCATGTCTATATTTGTAGAATTTTATATCATAATGTTAGGTTTTGTTAATTATAGGCTTTATCATACACTCAATTTATATTATCCACCCAAACTCAGTAGTGCTG AAAATATTGAGAAGTCACTTGTGGATGAAGATACATATGTATCTGAAAGGATAGCAGCACTAAATGTGCCACTAGTTAATCTAGATCCCTCTACCCAAGTTGCAGAGGATGAAGAAATGGAAATGGATCAATTCACAAAT gACGGTGATGCCACGAAACTAGAAGAAGCCAGATTAGAGgcagaaaaagttaaaaaattgaaaacccTGTTTAAAGGTttgaaagtatttttaaaCAGAGAAGTACCAAGAGAACCTTTAGTTTTTGTTCTGCGTTGTTTTGGTGCTGAAGTATCTTGGGATAAGTTACTTTTTGTTGGAGCAACGTTTGATGAAAGTGACGAAACGATAACACATCAGATAGTGGATAGACCTAGTATGACTAAACAGTATATTTCTAG ATACTACGTGCAGCCACAGTGGGTGTTTGATTCGGTGAATGCCAGAGAATTGTTACCcgtggaaaaatatttaatgggCTCTGTGCTTCCACCGCACCTTTCACCATTTTCGGACAATCGTCAAGATCAAACATACATTCCACCAGAGGAACGTGCGCTTATGGATCCCGAGTTCAAGTTGACTGATG ATAAAGAAGAGTCTGAAGAGGAATCagaaaacgaagaagaagaagatgaagaaaaagaTGTGGAGGAAGATTCAGACGAAGAAGTCGAGATGAATGAAGAAGATGAAAAGGAAAGTAAATCAGAAGTTCAACAAAAGCACCAACGGGATCGATTGCTCAAG AAAAAGCAAATGAAAGTAAAAACCGGAGAGTTGACGAAGGAAGATCCATGGGAGAAACAGCGACAAGAGCGGCAAGAATACCGACTACGTGAACGAATGGTTAAGAAGAAACACAAGAATTTGTACAGAAGCATGATGAAAGGTCGCGAGCAGAGGGCTAAAGAAGTATGGCTTCTCCGCAAGAAGAGGCGCATTCATG
- the LOC114871752 gene encoding protein pelota — translation MKLVGKNIDKDGEGSVSLVPENTEDMWHAYNVISEGDFVSCSTIRKVQTESATGSSNSYRVRTTLTICVEGIDFDTQACVLRLKGRNVEENKYVKTGAYHTLDVEQNRKFTITKAKWDSISLERVDTACDPTQNADVAAVVMQEGIAHICLITSNMTIVRAKIDQVIPRKRKGNVSQHEKGLTRFYESVMQGILRHINFDIVKCVILASPGFVKDQYMDYMVQQAVQSDNKIILENKSKFLLVHSSSGFKHSLKEILADPAVVSRISETKAASEVKALETFFTILQTDPPRAFYGKKHIQKANEAQAIETLLISDKLFRCQDVATRKEYVEIVENVRESGGEVKIFSSLHVSGEQLEQITGIAAILRFPMPELEDESDGESDVESDD, via the exons GCATGCATATAATGTTATTAGTGAAGGTGATTTTGTTAGTTGTTCTACTATAAG GAAGGTGCAAACAGAATCTGCAACTGGAAGTTCTAATAGCTATAGAGTTAGAACTACCCTTACTATATGTGTAGAAGGTATTGATTTTGATACACAGGCATGTGTTTTAAGATTAAAAGGTAGAAatgtagaagaaaataaatatgttaag ACAGGAGCATATCACACACTGGATGTTGAACAGAACagaaaatttacaattacTAAAGCAAAATGGGATTCTATTTCTTTAGAAAGAGTTGATACAGCATGTGATCCTACACAG AATGCAGATGTTGCTGCTGTGGTAATGCAAGAGGGTATAGCACATATTTGTTTAATAACTTCTAATATGACAATAGTCCGTGCAAAAATAGATCAAGTAATTcctagaaaaagaaaaggaaatgtTTCACAGCATgaaaag GGTTTAACACGATTTTATGAAAGTGTTATGCAAGGAATCTTGAGACACATCAATTTTGATATTGTGAAGTGTGTTATTCTTGCTAGTCCCGGATTCGTTAAAGATCAGTATATGGATTATATGGTACAGCAAGCCGTTCAATCAGATAACAAAATAATACTCGAAAATAAAAGCAAGTTTCTGCTTGTGCATTCTAGTTCTGGTTTCAAACATTCATTGAAAG AAATTTTGGCTGATCCTGCGGTTGTTTCCCGGATTTCTGAAACAAAAGCAGCAAGTGAAGTAAAAGCTCTAGAAACATTTTTCACGATATTACAGACTGATCCTCCCAGAGCATTTTATGGGAAAAAGCATATTCAGAAAGCCAATGAAGCTCAAGCTATTGAAACCTTACTCATCTCAGATAAATTATTTag ATGTCAAGATGTCGCTACAAGAAAAGAATATGTTGAAATAGTCGAAAATGTGAGAGAATCTGGCGGGGAAGTGAAGATTTTTTCAAGCTTACACGTATCCGGTGAAC AGTTGGAACAAATTACTGGAATAGCAGCTATACTACGTTTTCCTATGCCGGAATTAGAAGATGAAAGCGATGGAGAAAGCGATGTAGAGAGCGATGATTAA